The Pantoea phytobeneficialis genomic sequence TGTGCATTACGGCGTGGTGAAGCAGTTGTTGGCGCAGCCTGATTCCCGCCTGGCACAACAACTTCTGCCGCTGGCGCCACAACCGGCCTCGTCAGAGCTGGTACTTCAACTGAGCTACCGCACCGATGTGCCGGTCGCCAGTGACTGGCTGACTCGCCTGAGTCAGCAATTTGCGCTGCGTATTGATCTACTGGGAGCGCATATCGAGCAGGTGAATGGCCTGCAACTGGGACGCTTGCAGGTTGGCATTCACTTCCAGCGTGAACGTGTTCCTTTGTCGCAGTTGCTGATGCAGCTGGAACAACTGGGGTTGATTGGCCGCGTCACTGCGGGTGCGCCGTTGCTGAAGGAGGCGGTATGAGCGTCTCCGTCATGAGTCAGGATACACCCTGGAAGGAAATACCCACGTTGATGCTACCCGCTTTGGGTGAAACGGTGTTGATGGTCGGTATCGTGATGTTGTTTGTCGTGACCTGCGGTGGGGTGGTGGGCGTGGTGTTGTTTAACACCTCCGCACGCGGGTTGTTTCCTCATCGGGGTGTGAACCGGGTGTTGAGCTGGATTGTGAACATGGGACGCTCGCTACCGTTCCTGGTGTTGATGGCTGCGATTATCCCGTTCACCTTCTGGTTAACCGGCACCACTATCGGCATTCCGGCTGCGGTGGTGCCCATGATTGCCGCCGGTATCCCGTTTTTCGGACGGCTGGTGGATAACGCCCTGCGTGAGTTACCAGGGGAGGTCACCGCTGTGGGGCTGGTCTGTGGGGGATCGCGCTGGCAAATCATCCGCCAGGCACAACTCAGCGAAGCACTGCCAGCGATTGTCGCCGCCATCACCCTCAATCTGATCTCCATGATCGAATACTCGGCGATTGCCGGCACCATCGGTGCCGGTGGCATTGGCTATCTGGCCGTGGTGTATGGCTATCAACGTTTCGACAATCACATCATGATCGCCACCATCGTGGTACTGGTCGCCTTAATTCAAACCATTCAGTTTCTCGGTGATCGTTTGGTTACCGCTTTACGTCATCCTCAGGGGACATCGCTATGACAACACAAGAATTTGAGTTACGTAAAACCCGACGCTGGCCGTGGCTGCTGCTGATTATAGTGGTCGTTGCCGCCGCCGCTGCGGCCGGGTTCTGGCGTAGCCAGCAACCGCAGGCGGTCGTGTTTGGCACCACCTTAAAAATTCACTATGAACCGGCGATGGCCGGTGAGCAGAAGCTGATTGAGTATGTGAATGACCATATCGCAGCGGATTACGGTCTGAAACTGGAAGCGGTCGGGGTGCAAGACCCGGTGCAGGCTGACCGCGCCGTGGCAGAGGGACAATACGCGGCAACGGTGTATCAGCATCAGTGGTGGCTGAAACAGGTGGTGGACGCGAATAATTTTGCGCTAACGCCAACGTTACCGCTGTTCCAGTGGGCCTTTGGTATCTACTCCGACCGCTACCGTTCAGTGGATGCGCTGCCGCAGGGGGCCACCATTGTGGTGCCGGATGATGGCGCAAACCAGGGCCAGGCGCTGTGGCTGCTGGCGCGTCAGGGATTAATCACCCTCGATCCCAACGTGGAACCACGCACGGCAAAACTAAAAAACATCACCGGTAATCCACATGGCTTTGTGTTTAAGGAGCTGGATTTGCTGACAATGCCGCGTGCGCTGAACTCGGTGGATGCCGCCATTGGTTACGTGTCGCAGTTTGATGCCGGAAAAGTGCCGCGTGACAAAGGCATTCTGTTCCCGCCTGCGCCGCGCACCTTTGCATCACAACTGGTGATCGGTACGCCTTATCTGTCACAGGAAAATATCGCAAAGCTGAAACAAGCCTTCTCCGATCCGCGCCTGCAACACTGGTTGAAGACCACGGATGATCCGCTGGTAAAAGGGGTTCTGGTGCCGGTTTCTGCCGACTAATTCTCTGCCGATGGCTGATACACCCGGGCATGTTCTGCGTGCCTGGGTTTTTGCGTTATTTCTATTTATCTTATTGATTTAAAACAAATAAATATCACTATTTGTTGTTTTGGTCCTGTCCGGTTAACGCTTATAACAACCTCACCTGCATAACAAATAACACCGTGAGGCGGTATGAGCACACTCCCTTTAGAAAACACCCTGCCGGTTTCGCAACCGGTCCGTTCGGTCAGCGACGTTGCGCGCCTGATCAATACCCGCAGTGAGAAAAACAACTATGCCCGCATGATTGTGTTTCTTGCGCTTGGTGGCGTATTTCTTGACGCCTACGATCTCACCACGCTTTCCTACGGCATTGATGATGTGGTTCGTGAATTCCAGATCTCGCCGTTTATTACCGGGCTGGTCACGTCATCGATCATGGTTGGCACTATCGTTGGCAACCTGATCGGCGGCTGGCTTACCGACAAATATGGCCGCTACTCGGTATTTATGGCCGACATGCTGTTTTTCGTGGTGTCGGCGATCGCCGCCGGGTTAGCGCCCAACGTCTGGGTACTGATTGGTGCCCGTTTCCTGATGGGGATTGGCGTGGGGATTGATCTGCCGGTCGCGATGTCCTACCTGGCCGAATTCTCCAAATTTGCCGGGAAAGGCAATAAAGCCGCGCGGCTCGCTGCGTGGTGCCCGATGTGGTATGCCGCCTCGACGCTCTGCTTCCTGCTGATCTTTGCTCTCTACTTTCTGCTCCCGAAAGAACACCTCGACTGGCTGTGGCGAGCTTCGTTGCTGTTTGGCGCGGTGCCTGCACTGCTGATTATCGCGGTGCGTAGCAAGTTTATGAATGAATCCCCGTTATGGGCGGCTAATCAGGGGGACCTGAAATCGGCGGTGCGCATCCTGCGTGATTCCTACGGCATCCATGCCCATGAAGCGGAACCCGAAACGCCCCCGGCCTCTGCGGCACCGAAAGTCAGTTTCCGCGTGCTGTTCCAGAAGCCGTGGCGTGAACGCACCATCGTCGCCGGGGTGATGAATATCTGCATCTCGTTTGAATACACCGCCATCGCCTTCTTCCTGCCATCCATTCTGGCCCAGTTCCTCGGGGCTGGGGTGTTTGAAACCATTTCTGCCTCGCTGGGCCTGAATGCGTTGTTTGCCTTTACCGGCGGCCTGCTGGGGATGCGCCTGGCGTGGAAATATCCGTCGCGCCATGTGGCGATTGCCGGATTTGCCTTGCAGTTTGTCGCACTGATCGCACTGGCCTTGATTGGTCATCCCGAAGCGCTGGCAGGCATTGTGTTTGCGGTGTTGATGCTCGGTCTGTGGCTGTTTGCGGAAGGATTCGGCCCCGGCGCGCAGTTGATGGTCTATCCGGCGCTGTCATATCCCACGTCGATTCGCGCTACCGGCGTCGGATTTAGCCGTGCACTGTCGGGTATCGGTAGTGCGTTAGCGCTGTTTATTCTGCCGATTCTTCAGGCCTCGCTTGGCACCAACATGTTCTGGGTGGTTTCGCTCAGCGCCATCATCCCGATTTTCTTCCTGCTGGCGGTGCGTCACGAGCCAACCCGCCACGATATCGATGATCTTTCCCATCAGGAGTGAACCATGACCTTATTAGCTACAGGTACTGACTATGCGCGGCTGGCCGCACATTTCCGCCCGGTGTTTGAACGCATCGCCACAGGTGCAGCCGACCGTGAGCGTCATCGTACGTTGCCGGATGAACCGCTGACCTGGCTGAAAGAAGCGGGCTTTGGCACGGTGCGGATTCCGCAGGAAAAAGGCGGTTGGGGCGCTTCGCTGCCGCAGCTGTTCCAATTGTTGACTGAACTGGCTGAAGCCGATTCGAATCTGCCGCAGGCGCTGCGCGCGCATTTTGCTTTCGTCGAAGATCGTCTCAATCAGCCGGACAGTCCGGCGCGCGATGGCTGGTTCCGGCGTTTTATTGATGGTGAGCTGGTGGGGAGTGGTTGGACTGAGATTGGTACGGTGAAACTGGGGGATGTCATCACCCGCGTCACGCCAGGTGAAAAGGGCTGGACGCTGAACGGCGAGAAATTTTATAGCACCGGCACCCTGTTTGCCGACTGGATTGATGTCTATGCGCGGCGCAATGACAATCAGGGGGATGTGATAGCGCTGGTCAACACGCATCAACCCGGCGTCAGCCTTGAAGATGACTGGGATGGCTTCGGCCAGCGTCTGACCGGTAGCGGCACCACCCGTTTCGCTAATGCCCACGTTGAGCAGGAGCATGTGTTCGATTTTGCCGAGCGTTTCCGTTACCAGACCGCGTTCTACCAGCATGTGCTGCTGGCGACGCTGGCCGGGATTGCGCGAGCTGCCGCGCGTGATGCGGCACAGGGGGTGAAGGCACGCCAGCGTATCTACAGTCACAGCAACGGCAGTGCCTCACGCCAGGATGTGCAGGTGTTGCAGGTGGTGGGTGAAGTGACCAGCCTCGCCTTTGCCGTGGAGGCGACGGTGATCCGTGCCGCACATTCACTGCAATCAGCATATGAGGCCCATATCAGCGGTGACGAGGTTTATCTCAAACAGGTGAATGACCTGGCAGAAGCGGAAGCCGGGCAGGCGCAGGTGATCGCCAGCGAACTGGTGCCGCGTGCCGCGACTGAGTTGTTTAATGCGTTAGGCGCTTCTGATACTCGCTTAAGCAAAGCATTGGATCGCCACTGGCGTAATGCACGCACCGTGGCATCACATAATCCGGTGATCTACAAAGCGCGTGATATCGGTGACTGGCAGGTAAATGGTACATCGCCAACCGCCATCTGGCAGATCGGCAGGGGAGAATGAATGGGGGGCGTGAAGCGCCCCTTTTGCCCGTAGCGGCACGATTTACCGCGCTCTTTTGACCTTTTGGCTGACAAAATGCGCGATAAATCGTGCCGCTACGATGTAGATCTTTATTGCTTATCCAGCGACCAGGTGGCGCTGCGTACATCCACCTTCACCGGCAACAACCCAACGCGCGTAAAGGTATCCGCCAGCGCCTGCTGTTCATCAAACACCTGCGGCGTCATGCGTTGTGCACCATACGGCAGACGCGCCAGCGTGGTTTGCCAGATGGCCTTATCCAGTCCGGTCGATTTTGACAGAATGGCGGCGGCATCGTCCTGATGGTGGTTAGCCCAGTCACTCAGTTTACTTAACTCATCCACTACCTGTTTTGCGGTTTGCGGATGTTCCTCAGCAAAACGACGGCTGGCAAGGTAGAAGGTGTAATGCGGCACTAAACCTTCGGCATTGCGTACCTGGCGTGCGCCGGTGTGTGCTTCAACTTCGGCGAGGAACGGGTCCCAGATAACCCAGGCGTCAATGGCACCCTTTTGGAAGGCTGCGCGAGCATCAGCCGGTGGCAGGTACACCGGAGTGATGTCTTTATAGTTCAGCCCGGCATCTTCCAGCGCTTTAACCAGCAGATAATTGACGTCCGAACCCTTATTCAGACCTACTCGCTTTCCTTTGAGATCGGCAACGTTGTGAATCGGGGAATCTTGCGGCACCACGATGGCTTCGGTTTTCGGGTTAGCAGGGGAGTGGGCGAGATAGATCAGATCGGCCTTTGCCGCCTGAGCAAAAGCGGGAGGGGCGTCCCCGGTCGCCGCCAGATCGATGCTACCGACATTCAGACCTTCCAGCATTTGCGGCCCGGCAGGAAACTCAATCCAGCGAACGTTAATGCCTTCCTTTTTCAGGGTTTCATCCAGCGTGCCGCGATATTTCAGCAACGCAAAGATATTGGCTTTCTGATAACCGATGTTGACGGTTTCCGGGTTGGCAGCAAAGCTGTGCGCGGAAAGCAGACCAAGGCTTAACGCCAGCGTGCTTAATAAATGCGTTTTACGTTTCATCATTGTTCTCGCGTGGTTTTTTTTACCACCATAGCAAAGCGCATATATAACCAATAAATAACGATTTTCGATCGCTTATAACTTTATTTCGAATTTTGCGCCATTCACTGTAATCAGTTGTCGGGTGAAAA encodes the following:
- a CDS encoding sulfonate ABC transporter substrate-binding protein; protein product: MKRKTHLLSTLALSLGLLSAHSFAANPETVNIGYQKANIFALLKYRGTLDETLKKEGINVRWIEFPAGPQMLEGLNVGSIDLAATGDAPPAFAQAAKADLIYLAHSPANPKTEAIVVPQDSPIHNVADLKGKRVGLNKGSDVNYLLVKALEDAGLNYKDITPVYLPPADARAAFQKGAIDAWVIWDPFLAEVEAHTGARQVRNAEGLVPHYTFYLASRRFAEEHPQTAKQVVDELSKLSDWANHHQDDAAAILSKSTGLDKAIWQTTLARLPYGAQRMTPQVFDEQQALADTFTRVGLLPVKVDVRSATWSLDKQ
- a CDS encoding methionine ABC transporter permease gives rise to the protein MSVSVMSQDTPWKEIPTLMLPALGETVLMVGIVMLFVVTCGGVVGVVLFNTSARGLFPHRGVNRVLSWIVNMGRSLPFLVLMAAIIPFTFWLTGTTIGIPAAVVPMIAAGIPFFGRLVDNALRELPGEVTAVGLVCGGSRWQIIRQAQLSEALPAIVAAITLNLISMIEYSAIAGTIGAGGIGYLAVVYGYQRFDNHIMIATIVVLVALIQTIQFLGDRLVTALRHPQGTSL
- a CDS encoding MetQ/NlpA family ABC transporter substrate-binding protein — encoded protein: MTTQEFELRKTRRWPWLLLIIVVVAAAAAAGFWRSQQPQAVVFGTTLKIHYEPAMAGEQKLIEYVNDHIAADYGLKLEAVGVQDPVQADRAVAEGQYAATVYQHQWWLKQVVDANNFALTPTLPLFQWAFGIYSDRYRSVDALPQGATIVVPDDGANQGQALWLLARQGLITLDPNVEPRTAKLKNITGNPHGFVFKELDLLTMPRALNSVDAAIGYVSQFDAGKVPRDKGILFPPAPRTFASQLVIGTPYLSQENIAKLKQAFSDPRLQHWLKTTDDPLVKGVLVPVSAD
- a CDS encoding MFS transporter, whose product is MSTLPLENTLPVSQPVRSVSDVARLINTRSEKNNYARMIVFLALGGVFLDAYDLTTLSYGIDDVVREFQISPFITGLVTSSIMVGTIVGNLIGGWLTDKYGRYSVFMADMLFFVVSAIAAGLAPNVWVLIGARFLMGIGVGIDLPVAMSYLAEFSKFAGKGNKAARLAAWCPMWYAASTLCFLLIFALYFLLPKEHLDWLWRASLLFGAVPALLIIAVRSKFMNESPLWAANQGDLKSAVRILRDSYGIHAHEAEPETPPASAAPKVSFRVLFQKPWRERTIVAGVMNICISFEYTAIAFFLPSILAQFLGAGVFETISASLGLNALFAFTGGLLGMRLAWKYPSRHVAIAGFALQFVALIALALIGHPEALAGIVFAVLMLGLWLFAEGFGPGAQLMVYPALSYPTSIRATGVGFSRALSGIGSALALFILPILQASLGTNMFWVVSLSAIIPIFFLLAVRHEPTRHDIDDLSHQE
- a CDS encoding acyl-CoA dehydrogenase family protein encodes the protein MTLLATGTDYARLAAHFRPVFERIATGAADRERHRTLPDEPLTWLKEAGFGTVRIPQEKGGWGASLPQLFQLLTELAEADSNLPQALRAHFAFVEDRLNQPDSPARDGWFRRFIDGELVGSGWTEIGTVKLGDVITRVTPGEKGWTLNGEKFYSTGTLFADWIDVYARRNDNQGDVIALVNTHQPGVSLEDDWDGFGQRLTGSGTTRFANAHVEQEHVFDFAERFRYQTAFYQHVLLATLAGIARAAARDAAQGVKARQRIYSHSNGSASRQDVQVLQVVGEVTSLAFAVEATVIRAAHSLQSAYEAHISGDEVYLKQVNDLAEAEAGQAQVIASELVPRAATELFNALGASDTRLSKALDRHWRNARTVASHNPVIYKARDIGDWQVNGTSPTAIWQIGRGE